The Pan paniscus chromosome 15, NHGRI_mPanPan1-v2.0_pri, whole genome shotgun sequence genome includes a window with the following:
- the LOC100987547 gene encoding putative charged multivesicular body protein 4B-like protein CHMP4BP1 has product MLSKKQEFLEKKIEQRHGTKNKGAALQALKRKKRYEKQLAQIDGTLSTIEFQQQALENANTNTEVLKNMGSAAKAKKVAHDNMDIDKVDELMQDIADQQELEEEISTAISKPVGFGEKSDEDELMAELEELEQEQPDKNLLEISGPETVLLPNVPSIALPSKPAKKRKTTT; this is encoded by the coding sequence ATGTTAAGCAAGAAACAGGAGTTCCTGGAGAAGAAAATCGAGCAGAGGCACGGCACCAAAAACAAGGGCGCGGCCCTCCAGGCACTGAAGCGTAAGAAGAGGTATGAGAAGCAGCTGGCGCAGATCGACGGCACATTATCAACCATCGAGTTCCAGCAGCAGGCTCTGGAGAACGCCAACACCAATACCGAGGTGCTCAAGAACATGGGCTCTGCCGCCAAGGCCAAGAAGGTGGCCCACGACAACATGGACATCGATAAAGTTGATGAGTTAATGCAGGACATTGCTGACCAACAAGAACTTGAGGAGGAGATTTCAACAGCAATTTCTAAACCTGTAGGGTTTGGAGAAAAGTCTGACGAGGATGAGCTCATGGCGGAATTAGAAGAACTAGAACAGGAGCAACCAGACAAGAATTTGCTGGAAATCAGTGGCCCCGAAACAGTCCTTCTACCAAATGTTCCCTCTATAGCCCTACCATCAAAACCTGCCAAGAAGAGGAAGACGACGACATGA